One stretch of Arachis hypogaea cultivar Tifrunner chromosome 20, arahy.Tifrunner.gnm2.J5K5, whole genome shotgun sequence DNA includes these proteins:
- the LOC112786737 gene encoding F-box protein At5g46170, whose translation MSSLRADLPCRIYPEPDSIEIDHFDRLPDSLLLLVFNKIGDVKALGRCCVVSRRFHSLVPQVENVVVRVDCVISDDDSSSSAAASDKSRGPFSNLFRLVFGGIVKPLQALGQFLGPKRASSSLGSSSGPGPSSSASSSLAVGSEDDGDADQGGVTHHSPTQVLKNFNEIRLLRIELPSGELGIEDGVLLKWRADFGSTLDNCVILGASSVIQAKSCDNVASEVVGGNNGEDNGSIPDSFYTNGGLKLRVVWTISSLIAASARHYLLQPIISEHRTLDSLVLTDADGQGVLYMNRDQLEELRVKPLSASSASKRTLVPALNMRLWYAPHLELPDGVVLKGATLVAIRPSEQSPAPAAKKENSDVSWVSTAFEEPYRTAARMLVKRRTYCLEMNSF comes from the coding sequence ATGTCATCCCTGCGCGCAGATCTACCCTGTCGGATCTACCCGGAGCCCGATTCCATCGAGATCGACCACTTCGACCGCCTCCCCGACTCCCTCCTCCTCCTCGTCTTCAACAAGATCGGCGACGTCAAAGCCCTAGGCCGATGCTGCGTCGTTTCCAGAAGGTTCCATTCCCTCGTCCCACAGGTTGAAAACGTCGTCGTTCGCGTCGATTGCGTCATCTCCGACGACGATTCTTCTTCCTCCGCCGCCGCCTCCGACAAATCCCGCGGCCCCTTCTCCAACCTCTTCCGCTTAGTCTTCGGCGGCATCGTCAAGCCTCTTCAAGCCCTGGGCCAGTTCCTGGGCCCAAAACGGGCCTCATCCTCTTTGGGCTCTTCATCCGGCCCAGGTCCATCGTCTTCGGCGTCTTCCTCGCTTGCCGTGGGCAGCGAGGACGACGGCGATGCCGATCAGGGAGGCGTTACCCACCACTCACCGACACAAGTCCTCAAGAACTTCAACGAGATTCGCCTCCTTCGGATCGAGCTCCCAAGCGGTGAATTAGGGATCGAAGACGGAGTACTCCTTAAGTGGAGGGCAGATTTCGGCTCAACCCTTGACAATTGCGTGATCCTCGGAGCTTCCTCTGTAATTCAGGCTAAATCATGCGACAATGTCGCTTCTGAAGTTGTTGGCGGCAACAATGGCGAAGACAACGGAAGCATTCCCGATTCGTTCTACACAAACGGAGGGTTGAAGCTTCGCGTGGTTTGGACCATAAGCTCTTTGATCGCGGCGTCCGCGCGGCATTACCTTCTTCAGCCGATAATTTCGGAGCATAGGACATTGGACAGTTTGGTTCTGACCGATGCCGATGGTCAGGGAGTGTTGTATATGAACAGGGATCAGCTTGAGGAGCTGAGAGTGAAGCCCCTTTCGGCTTCTTCGGCTTCCAAGAGGACCCTTGTTCCGGCGTTGAACATGAGGCTGTGGTATGCGCCGCACTTGGAGCTGCCTGATGGGGTTGTTTTGAAGGGCGCCACGCTTGTCGCCATTAGGCCGAGTGAGCAGTCGCCAGCCCCTGCTGCAAAGAAGGAGAATTCTGATGTTTCTTGGGTGTCTACTGCTTTCGAGGAACCGTACCGGACGGCAGCTAGGATGCTGGTGAAGAGGAGGACTTACTGCCTTGAAATGAACTCTTTTTGA